In one window of Aceticella autotrophica DNA:
- a CDS encoding IS1182 family transposase codes for MIGKADRQMSFSDYWLLGKISEVSYYHRLRTWVFNNLNEEMFQPLFSYYGRESISPVYTFTAMLIQFEKGYSDREMEEESRFDDRIKYALTAPRDFDGIDAVTLCDHRKRLFNSEIGKEIFIKTISQAKEVGLFNKDNLHIIDSFMIWGSCARQDTYTMIYQGIKMVLRFMKFYEMEDASKKILKRTDYEENIKKPKIAWENEKEKAKLLEELVKDALSLVENIKTKKDIKDDLKKAIELLERIALQDVEITNDGHVKMIEGTAKDRIISVVDDEMRHGRKTSSKLSDGYKAEIITGGEKGSVVVGIEVDGANIADGEHMSDLIEQSRRNGVDIDKLYGDCAYSDFEEIEKRKEEGTDFCIRVPEATNPSGGFSKEEFKIDLEKGTVECPNGHIKQFDTEKTQKHEQVTVKFRAEECNDCPLKDQCTKSKKGRTINIHPYEKEIQEQREYQKTDEFKEDYAKRPNVERNISELTRHGGRKGRYRGKLKIRWQMIMVAINNNIKVIMKHISKICNRQIKKGEVCPKTA; via the coding sequence ATGATAGGAAAAGCAGATAGACAAATGTCATTTTCAGATTATTGGTTACTTGGGAAAATTTCTGAAGTAAGTTATTATCATAGATTAAGAACATGGGTATTTAATAATCTTAATGAAGAAATGTTTCAGCCACTTTTCTCATACTATGGCAGAGAATCCATATCCCCAGTATATACATTTACAGCGATGCTGATACAATTTGAAAAAGGATATTCTGATCGTGAAATGGAAGAAGAATCACGATTCGATGATAGAATTAAATATGCATTAACCGCACCACGGGATTTTGATGGAATAGATGCAGTAACATTATGTGATCATAGAAAAAGACTGTTTAACAGTGAAATAGGAAAAGAAATATTTATTAAAACAATTAGTCAGGCAAAAGAAGTAGGACTGTTTAATAAAGACAACTTACATATAATAGATTCATTCATGATTTGGGGCTCTTGTGCCAGACAAGATACTTACACTATGATATACCAAGGGATAAAGATGGTTCTCCGTTTCATGAAGTTTTACGAAATGGAAGATGCATCAAAAAAAATACTGAAAAGAACAGATTATGAAGAAAATATCAAAAAACCCAAAATAGCATGGGAAAATGAAAAAGAAAAAGCAAAATTACTCGAAGAACTTGTTAAAGATGCACTATCACTCGTAGAAAATATAAAAACAAAAAAAGATATAAAAGATGATTTAAAAAAAGCAATTGAATTATTAGAAAGAATAGCATTACAAGATGTTGAAATAACAAACGATGGGCATGTAAAAATGATAGAAGGAACAGCGAAAGACAGAATAATATCAGTAGTAGATGACGAAATGCGCCATGGGAGAAAGACCTCATCGAAATTATCAGATGGATACAAAGCTGAAATTATAACAGGAGGAGAAAAAGGCTCAGTAGTAGTAGGAATAGAAGTCGATGGAGCAAATATAGCAGATGGTGAACATATGAGTGATCTTATAGAACAAAGCCGAAGAAACGGCGTTGATATAGATAAACTGTATGGAGATTGTGCATATAGTGACTTTGAAGAAATAGAAAAAAGGAAAGAAGAAGGAACAGATTTTTGCATTAGAGTACCGGAAGCAACAAATCCAAGTGGAGGATTTTCAAAAGAAGAATTCAAAATTGATTTAGAAAAAGGAACAGTAGAATGTCCCAACGGACACATAAAACAATTTGATACTGAAAAAACGCAAAAACATGAGCAAGTTACAGTAAAATTTAGAGCAGAAGAATGTAATGATTGTCCGCTAAAAGACCAATGTACAAAATCAAAAAAAGGGAGAACAATAAATATACATCCATATGAAAAAGAGATACAAGAACAAAGAGAATATCAAAAAACAGATGAATTTAAAGAAGACTATGCAAAAAGACCGAATGTAGAAAGAAACATATCAGAACTTACCAGGCATGGCGGACGTAAAGGAAGGTATAGAGGGAAATTAAAAATAAGATGGCAAATGATAATGGTAGCAATAAACAATAATATCAAAGTAATAATGAAACATATTTCTAAAATTTGTAATAGACAAATTAAGAAGGGAGAAGTCTGCCCAAAAACGGCTTAA
- a CDS encoding ATP-binding protein produces MNKKEISKEIEQFATSLRLPGIKKYFQENAKEAATRDISYEEYLYGLLQKEYDLRQEHAKENRIRLANFPYKKYIEDLKIEYLPDDANRKLKVLSSLEFIKNGQNVILAGNPGTGKTHIAIGLGIKACLAGLRVLFTTIPTLINQLKESRSEKTLQTFENKFAKYDLGVHSESSIIN; encoded by the coding sequence ATGAATAAAAAAGAAATATCAAAAGAAATAGAACAATTTGCAACAAGCTTAAGACTGCCAGGAATAAAAAAATACTTTCAGGAAAATGCAAAGGAGGCTGCGACAAGAGATATAAGCTATGAAGAATACTTATACGGATTGCTTCAAAAAGAATATGATCTAAGGCAGGAGCATGCAAAAGAAAACCGTATAAGATTAGCTAATTTTCCATACAAAAAATATATAGAAGACCTAAAAATAGAGTATCTACCAGATGATGCGAATAGAAAATTAAAGGTGTTAAGTTCACTTGAATTTATTAAGAATGGACAAAATGTAATACTTGCTGGAAATCCAGGCACAGGCAAAACGCATATAGCAATAGGCTTAGGCATAAAAGCCTGTTTAGCAGGATTAAGAGTACTATTTACAACAATTCCAACTTTAATAAATCAATTAAAAGAAAGTAGGTCAGAGAAAACATTACAGACTTTTGAAAATAAATTTGCAAAATATGACCTAGGAGTCCACTCGGAATCATCAATCATAAATTAA
- the istA gene encoding IS21 family transposase, with translation MKDKQEIILSYIRDGKSQRQISRETGIDRKVIRKYIKKYEEKRGDLINEGKIDGNADIQEIIDDIVEKPKYNSENRHKRKLTEKVINRIKFYLRENEQKRYLGQSKQQKKKIDIYNALREEGYDIGYTSVCQAINEILNDQKEAYIKAEYQLGDVCEFDWGEVKLFIKGKLKTFQMAVFTSAKGNYRFAKLFPKQDTSCFQEAHVSFFEDIKGVYHTVVYDNAKVMVKKFVGRNEKEPTEGLLKLSIYYCFKFRFCNTYRGNEKGHVERSVEFVRRKAFSNKDCFDSMEEANNYLYEVCKKLNNTKNPLKGNKSPAEILEEERSYLLPQLPPFDAARCADLRADKYSTIVVDSCHYSVPDAYVGKIIFTKIYSHKILCYYDNVKIAEHERIYGFNEWSIKIEHYLNTLKKKPGALPSSTALNQADPRLQQIYHIYYTTREKEFIDLLQYVGIVGMQKILDAIDKLRKIDPIEITTDKIKIICERKVDKYIENTKTNNEIEDKSKDMLLKFGSLMPKEAENFKEEAVI, from the coding sequence TTGAAGGACAAACAGGAAATAATATTATCATATATAAGAGATGGTAAATCTCAAAGACAGATATCTAGAGAAACTGGTATCGATAGAAAAGTTATCAGAAAATATATTAAAAAATACGAAGAAAAGAGAGGGGATTTGATAAATGAAGGGAAAATAGATGGAAATGCCGATATTCAAGAGATTATTGATGATATAGTTGAAAAGCCTAAGTACAATAGCGAAAACAGACATAAAAGAAAATTAACCGAGAAAGTGATAAACCGTATAAAATTTTATCTTAGAGAAAATGAGCAAAAAAGATATTTAGGACAGTCTAAACAACAAAAAAAGAAAATTGATATATATAATGCCTTAAGAGAAGAAGGCTATGACATCGGTTATACATCCGTTTGTCAAGCAATAAATGAAATATTAAATGACCAAAAAGAGGCATATATAAAGGCAGAATATCAACTTGGAGATGTATGTGAATTCGATTGGGGCGAAGTTAAATTATTTATTAAAGGCAAACTTAAAACATTTCAAATGGCTGTATTTACAAGTGCCAAAGGTAATTACAGGTTTGCAAAACTTTTTCCAAAACAAGATACTTCATGCTTTCAAGAAGCACATGTATCATTCTTTGAAGATATAAAAGGTGTTTATCATACAGTAGTATATGACAACGCCAAAGTTATGGTTAAAAAATTTGTAGGAAGGAATGAAAAAGAACCAACAGAAGGACTTTTAAAATTATCAATATATTATTGCTTTAAATTTAGATTTTGCAATACATATCGAGGCAATGAAAAAGGACACGTTGAAAGAAGTGTAGAATTTGTAAGAAGAAAGGCATTTTCTAATAAAGACTGCTTTGACTCCATGGAAGAAGCTAATAACTATCTTTATGAAGTATGTAAAAAACTAAATAATACAAAGAATCCTTTAAAAGGCAATAAGTCACCTGCAGAGATACTTGAAGAAGAAAGGTCGTATTTATTGCCGCAATTACCACCATTTGATGCAGCAAGATGTGCAGACCTGCGTGCAGATAAATATTCAACAATAGTTGTAGACTCATGTCATTATTCTGTGCCAGATGCATATGTCGGTAAAATCATATTTACAAAAATATATTCACATAAAATACTTTGCTATTATGACAATGTAAAAATTGCTGAACATGAGCGAATATACGGATTTAACGAATGGTCAATAAAAATAGAGCACTACTTGAATACACTAAAGAAAAAACCTGGGGCACTGCCGTCAAGCACAGCGCTTAATCAGGCAGACCCAAGGTTGCAACAAATCTACCATATTTATTATACCACCAGAGAGAAAGAATTCATAGATCTCTTGCAATATGTAGGTATAGTAGGTATGCAAAAAATACTTGATGCTATTGATAAATTAAGAAAAATAGATCCAATTGAAATTACAACAGATAAAATAAAAATAATATGTGAAAGGAAGGTTGATAAATATATAGAAAATACAAAAACAAATAATGAAATAGAAGATAAATCGAAAGATATGCTTTTAAAGTTCGGTAGCTTAATGCCTAAAGAGGCTGAAAATTTTAAAGAGGAGGCCGTCATTTAA
- a CDS encoding transposase, which translates to MPDHFHAIIQPGEEFNISIIMNKIKGNFGNKYNKIMGREGKLDSPGFMTKE; encoded by the coding sequence ATGCCAGACCATTTCCATGCAATAATCCAGCCGGGAGAGGAATTCAACATATCGATAATAATGAACAAGATAAAAGGTAACTTCGGCAACAAGTACAATAAGATTATGGGCAGGGAAGGCAAGTTAGATAGTCCTGGTTTTATGACGAAGGAATAA
- a CDS encoding S8 family peptidase, translating into MERVFLPIYLVLFIGALYLNKYLEKHRYLERTTFKLLRKIAIVIGIICFIITIFTLFFNFSFEKDKYGWAIDYINYSKLHNYSKGKSQKIALIDSGISKFQIEKDNKNAVSLTGGIYDVNGHGTMMYSIIKGYKNDIYGIAPDAEVLSIKVMETEEKINPSVIADAINLAISKKCTIIVLCIGSYIFNQNISDALKCALNERITLVSSSGDYQNNDMMFPASELGVISVGSLSANKNISDFTNAPSDCTILAPGDEIKTVNNKGMITFTSGTSQATSIIAGYVALLRDYSLQKNIIMNNKEIRSILESINNKKTTYIDPFLSNK; encoded by the coding sequence ATGGAGAGAGTATTTTTACCTATTTATTTGGTACTTTTTATCGGTGCATTGTATTTAAATAAATATTTGGAAAAACATAGATATTTAGAAAGGACTACCTTTAAATTATTGAGAAAAATAGCAATTGTGATAGGGATTATATGTTTTATTATTACAATTTTCACTCTTTTTTTTAATTTTAGCTTTGAAAAAGATAAATATGGATGGGCAATTGATTATATTAACTATTCAAAATTGCATAATTATTCTAAAGGCAAATCGCAAAAGATTGCACTTATAGATAGTGGTATTTCCAAGTTTCAAATCGAAAAGGATAATAAAAATGCTGTTTCTTTGACAGGAGGTATTTATGATGTTAATGGGCATGGAACCATGATGTATTCTATAATTAAAGGTTACAAAAATGATATTTATGGAATTGCACCCGATGCAGAAGTATTATCAATTAAGGTAATGGAAACTGAAGAAAAAATAAATCCTTCAGTTATTGCGGATGCGATCAACCTTGCGATTAGTAAAAAATGTACAATTATAGTTCTTTGTATAGGAAGTTATATTTTTAATCAAAATATTTCAGACGCTTTAAAATGTGCACTAAATGAAAGAATTACTTTAGTTTCTTCATCAGGGGACTATCAAAATAATGATATGATGTTTCCTGCTTCAGAGCTAGGTGTTATATCTGTGGGTTCCTTGTCTGCGAATAAAAATATTTCTGATTTTACTAATGCACCATCCGATTGTACAATACTTGCTCCAGGTGATGAAATTAAAACTGTAAATAATAAAGGCATGATTACTTTTACATCAGGAACTTCTCAAGCTACATCCATAATAGCTGGATATGTAGCGTTATTAAGAGATTATTCATTGCAAAAAAATATAATAATGAACAACAAAGAGATTAGAAGTATATTGGAGTCAATAAATAACAAAAAAACCACATATATTGACCCGTTTTTAAGTAACAAATAA
- a CDS encoding IS1634 family transposase translates to MYLRKATNKKTGRTYLSIVHNYWDKNTKTTRSITVKSLGYLDKLEKEYDDPIGFFTNEAKKLEEERLSENSPLTFTIAKNELILANSFNRKNFGYAALSKIYHELDVDTFLRNRQRHSKEKYDANAIMKLLVFSRLLYPASKKKTYENRDIFFEKFNFSLDDIYRCLTLFNKHSDALQLWLHEHIKYQYNRNTDLVYYDVTNYYFEIDEQDDLRKKGVSKEHRPDPIVQMGLFMDTNGIPITYKLFPGNTPDKTTLIPSLSGIQREYSLGRIIVVADRGLTTGDNIWYILSAKNGYVLSYSVRGADKNFQKYVLDENGYVSKGDGFKIKSRLYPREIQVTATNGKKIKKIVDERQVIFYSPEYAAKAKQDRAAALAKAMDLIKNPARYNKSISYGAAKYVKNLTFDANTGEISESVRQHLAFNEEKLREEEKFDGYYAIVTSEYKESPEKIIEMYRGLWKIEESFKVTKSDFESRPVYLSLKEHIDAHFLTCFISLVIVRILEHRLKGKYSVREMLESLSKASCSHIKENYYLFDFYNDILEDIGKELDIDFSKKIMTLKDIKKFLGETKKS, encoded by the coding sequence ATGTATCTTAGAAAAGCCACTAATAAAAAAACAGGACGTACATACCTATCTATCGTTCATAATTATTGGGATAAAAATACTAAAACTACAAGATCTATTACTGTAAAATCCCTTGGCTATCTTGATAAATTAGAAAAAGAGTATGATGACCCTATTGGATTTTTCACCAACGAGGCAAAAAAGCTGGAGGAAGAAAGGCTATCGGAGAATTCACCTCTTACGTTTACTATTGCAAAAAATGAGTTAATTTTAGCCAACTCATTTAACCGCAAGAATTTCGGTTATGCAGCTTTGAGTAAAATTTATCATGAACTTGATGTAGATACATTCTTAAGAAACAGACAACGGCATTCAAAAGAAAAATATGATGCAAATGCCATCATGAAATTGCTTGTATTTTCACGCCTGCTTTATCCTGCTTCTAAGAAAAAAACTTATGAAAACAGGGATATATTCTTTGAAAAATTTAATTTTTCTTTGGATGATATATACAGATGCCTTACTCTTTTTAACAAACACAGTGATGCTCTTCAGCTTTGGCTGCATGAACACATTAAATATCAGTATAATCGCAACACAGATCTTGTTTATTATGATGTTACAAATTATTACTTTGAAATAGATGAACAGGATGACTTGCGTAAAAAAGGAGTTTCTAAAGAACATCGTCCTGATCCTATTGTACAGATGGGATTATTTATGGACACAAATGGTATACCTATTACATATAAGCTTTTTCCAGGAAATACGCCGGATAAAACTACTCTGATTCCGTCTCTAAGCGGGATTCAACGTGAATATTCCTTAGGCAGAATTATCGTGGTAGCAGACAGAGGATTAACCACAGGAGATAACATTTGGTATATTCTATCTGCTAAAAATGGTTATGTATTAAGTTATTCTGTTCGCGGTGCCGACAAAAATTTTCAGAAGTATGTCCTTGATGAAAATGGATATGTTAGCAAAGGTGATGGTTTTAAAATAAAATCAAGACTTTATCCAAGAGAAATTCAAGTGACTGCAACGAATGGAAAAAAGATAAAAAAGATAGTGGATGAAAGACAGGTTATCTTCTATAGCCCCGAATATGCTGCAAAGGCAAAGCAAGATCGAGCAGCTGCATTAGCTAAGGCAATGGACCTTATTAAAAATCCTGCAAGGTACAATAAGTCTATATCTTATGGTGCTGCTAAATACGTAAAAAACCTTACATTTGATGCTAATACCGGTGAAATATCGGAGAGTGTACGTCAACATTTAGCTTTTAATGAAGAGAAGTTACGTGAAGAAGAAAAGTTCGACGGTTATTATGCTATTGTTACCAGTGAATATAAGGAGTCACCCGAGAAAATAATTGAGATGTACCGTGGACTTTGGAAGATAGAAGAGTCCTTTAAGGTAACCAAAAGTGATTTTGAGAGTAGACCGGTTTATTTGTCGTTGAAGGAGCATATTGATGCTCATTTTCTGACATGTTTTATATCACTTGTAATTGTAAGGATACTTGAACACAGATTAAAGGGTAAATATTCTGTAAGAGAAATGCTTGAGAGTCTGAGTAAAGCCTCCTGTAGTCATATAAAGGAGAATTATTATCTTTTTGATTTTTATAATGATATTCTTGAAGATATCGGAAAAGAGTTAGATATTGATTTTAGTAAAAAGATTATGACTTTAAAAGATATAAAAAAATTTTTAGGGGAGACGAAAAAAAGTTGA
- the trpE gene encoding anthranilate synthase component I produces the protein MLNISENDFESLKRKKIVFPVYNEINGDELTPISIFYNLKGNNKFLLESAESGKEWGRYSFIGSEPYMRIKSYGENIEIVKDGCNDTANGKVLDYIKKFINIPYENIGMSFPFTGGAVGYAGYDIIRQYEKLPDKNEDEIKVPEAYFMFYKKFICYDHFKHTISVIYNVFPNETLTYDEINKEIDTMLNDINNTNVYHDLPYSKNNIELTSNLSKDEFCSIVEKAKRYIENGDIFQVVLSQRFKAKITSKPFDIYRRLRSKNPSPYLFYIDFEEFKLMGSSPESLVSVFSDKVITNPIAGTRRRGKNQEEDLKLKEELLKDEKERAEHVMLVDLGRNDIGKVSEFGSVKVERFMEVDFYSHVMHIVSKVSGKLKKGLTCFDALASCLPAGTVSGAPKVRAMEIIDELENVRRSFYAGATGYFSYNKNMDMCIAIRTALIKDNTAYIQSGGGIVYDSVPENEYIESLNKAKALKEVL, from the coding sequence ATGTTAAATATTTCCGAAAATGATTTTGAAAGTTTAAAAAGGAAAAAAATTGTATTTCCTGTGTATAATGAAATAAACGGTGATGAATTAACACCTATTAGCATTTTTTATAATTTAAAAGGTAATAATAAATTTTTATTAGAAAGTGCAGAAAGCGGAAAAGAATGGGGCAGATATTCCTTTATTGGTTCAGAGCCATATATGAGGATTAAAAGTTACGGTGAGAATATTGAAATAGTCAAGGATGGTTGTAATGATACAGCAAATGGGAAAGTACTTGATTATATTAAGAAATTTATAAATATACCATATGAAAATATCGGTATGAGCTTTCCTTTTACAGGTGGAGCAGTAGGTTATGCCGGTTATGATATAATAAGGCAGTATGAAAAACTTCCGGATAAAAATGAAGATGAAATAAAGGTGCCGGAAGCATATTTCATGTTTTACAAAAAATTTATTTGCTATGACCATTTTAAGCATACAATATCTGTTATATATAATGTTTTTCCTAATGAAACACTTACTTATGATGAAATAAATAAGGAAATTGATACTATGCTAAATGATATTAATAATACGAATGTATATCATGATTTGCCATATTCAAAAAATAATATAGAGTTGACCTCCAATTTATCAAAAGATGAATTTTGCTCTATTGTCGAAAAAGCAAAAAGGTATATTGAAAATGGTGATATATTTCAAGTAGTTTTATCTCAGAGATTTAAAGCAAAAATTACTTCTAAGCCCTTTGATATTTATAGAAGGTTAAGGTCGAAGAATCCTTCCCCATATCTGTTTTATATTGACTTTGAGGAATTTAAACTGATGGGGTCTTCACCGGAGAGCCTTGTAAGTGTTTTTAGCGATAAAGTTATAACAAATCCAATTGCAGGAACAAGACGCAGGGGGAAAAATCAGGAGGAAGATTTAAAACTTAAAGAAGAGCTATTAAAAGATGAAAAAGAAAGGGCAGAACATGTAATGTTAGTAGACTTAGGAAGGAATGATATTGGGAAGGTCAGTGAATTTGGAAGTGTAAAGGTAGAAAGGTTTATGGAGGTTGATTTTTATTCACATGTAATGCATATTGTTTCAAAAGTATCAGGAAAGCTTAAAAAGGGGTTAACCTGTTTCGATGCTTTGGCATCATGCTTACCAGCAGGTACAGTATCAGGAGCACCAAAGGTTAGAGCAATGGAAATAATTGATGAACTTGAGAATGTAAGAAGGTCCTTTTATGCAGGTGCTACAGGATATTTTTCATATAATAAAAATATGGATATGTGTATTGCTATCAGGACTGCCCTTATAAAAGATAATACAGCATATATACAATCAGGAGGAGGTATAGTATATGATTCTGTTCCTG